The DNA region GTGCAGCAGTAGACTCCGGATGGATTTCCTACGAACACCAGGTAGGCCAGACCGGTAAAACAGTAAAACCAAAAATCTATATCGCATGCGGCATTTCAGGGGCTATTCAGCATCTCGCCGGCATGAGAACATCCGACTGCATTGTGGCAATTAACAAAGATCCTGATGCACCGATATTTAAGAATGCATCGTATGGCATTGTTGGCGATTACAAGCAGGTAGTCCCAAAAATAATCGAGAAATTCAAAACAAAACTGAACAAGTAGCTCGCTCACATTAAAACAACAAATAAAAAAAGGGGAGCAAGACGCTCCCCTTTTTTTATTCAATGATTTTTTTCTTATGTGGCTTCCAATTTCCTTAGCTCTTCTTTCGCCATCACAGACAAGTCTTCGGTAGGTTTGGAGTCAAGACATTTGTTATAATACTCAATCGCCCTGTCTTTTTCCCCTTTTTTCATATAAATAGTGCCTGCGAGAAAGTTTGCCCTGGCATAATTCTGGTTCATCTCAAGTGATTTGAATACACTGTTCAATGCCTTGTCATGGTCTGTCATGCCCTCATAGATCTCTGCCATAACACAATGGAAATCAGGATATGTCACGTTATGAGCAAGGATATATTCACCTTCTTTAATCGCATCTTCGTATTTTTTCAATAACTTCAAGGTATGAAACAAATTAAGACGGGCCTTCAAAAATTGCGGATTTAATTCAACCGCCATTCTGAAAGAGGCCTCAGCTTCATCAAAACGTTTTATTTTTAGATATAACGCTCCGAGGCTATTGTGCAAATCAGGATAATCAGCATTTTCTGCAACATGGTCTCTTACATGTGGTATCAGCATCTCACAGAGCGATCGGTCCTCTTCCGCGATACCCATAATAACAGAGATCATTTCAGATATATCGGGGCTGATTTCCAAACATTTGTTAAATTCGGGCATTGCCCTGGTAATCTGTTTATCCTTGAAAAACACCTTATTGTAAATTTCCCTGAATTTTTCGCCGGAATAAGAAGATGTTGCAAGCGCATTTTTTATTGCATTTGTTATCATTATTATATCCTCGTCACCAGGGTCAATCCTGCTCACATCTTCAAGTTCTTTAATCCCCTCATCGAACTTTTCGAAATGACAGTAAAGAACGCCCAACTTCACTTTTGCATCCTTATAAGAAGGATGAATCTCCAATGCATGTTTAAAGCTCTCAATGGCCTCTTCAAACTCGTTTTTAACAACATGTACCACGCCCAGAAAATAATGAATATCTGCATATTTCGGATATTTTTCAACGAGCGGGACAAGGTTTTCCAGGGCCTTATCAAGATTACCAAGATATATCTGCGCGATGGCAATTTTTACTCTGGCCTGTAAATAATCAGCATTAATCTTTAGCGCACCTTCAAAGGCTGCAATAGCTTCATTGATCTTTCCCTGCCCTAAATATGAAAGTCCCAGATTATAATGAATATCCGCATATTTTGGATTTGTCTGCAGAATATTTTTATAAAGACTAACCGCTTTGTCCCACATTTTGTAGTTATGGAGCGCTATACCAAGTTTTAATCTGGTGGGCAGATTAGATGGATCGGTATCCAGTACAGCATTAAAGTTTTCAATTGCACCATCAAATTCACCAAGATTATTCTTACATACACCGATAAAATAATTCAGTTCATGGTAGCTTGGATTATACTCCAGCGCCATATTGAATTCCTGGAGTGCTTCAGAATAATTCCCCATCGCAAATAGAATTATCCCGATATTTCGATGGGATTGACTGATATAAACTCGTGACAGATTATAGTGAAGACTTTTTGTAGAGGTTTTTCTTTTTAATATCTCCTCAAATCTTTCAATTGCCTCCCTATAATTATGCTGATTAAAAAGCCTCATTGCTTCGTCATATATTTCATCTTTCCCTAAGGTAAAAATACGCTTTAAAAAACCCATTATAGTGCCCCTCTTCTTGAAATTACGGCCTTAATCGTCATAAAAAGAATTTTAATATCCAGCAATAGAGACCAGTTATCTATATATTGCATATCGAGCTTCATCCACTCATCAAACTTAATCTCATTTCGTCCGGTGACCTGCCAGAGGCATGTAACTCCAGGCGTAACAGATAGCCTCTTTCTCTGCCATGGGTGGTACAGGAGCACCTCTTTTAAAATTGGAGGTCTTGGCCCTACAAGGCTCATGTTACCCATTAAAACATTAAACAACTGCGGGAGTTCATCCAGGCTTGTTCTCCTGAGAAATTTGCCGATACGCGTAAGCCTTGGATCATCCTTAATTTTAAAAACAGGACCATCCATCTCATTAAGATGCGTCAAATGAACCTGCATTTTATCAGCTCCCGTAACCATGGAACGAAATTTATACATGGGGAAAAGCCTGCCGTTTTTGCCAACTCTTTCCTGTATAAAAAATACCGGGCCAGATGAATCCCTTTTAATAAGAAACGAAACAATAATCCATAAAGGCGCACAGAGAATAATAAGGATGCCAGACAAAACGATATCAATAAGGCGTTTGATGAAAAGCATTTCATTACTATGCCGGACAGGCTTAAAAATAATAAACGAGGAATCTTCAGCATATTCCACTGAAATTTTACTCATCTTTTGAAGCAGTATTGAGATATCCATGATAAAATCAATCCCGACCGTCCTGCACCTGAGTGAGACATTCTGGAGTTGTGTAACCCTGTCAGATGCCTGCGCCAGAAAAACAAAATCGATAACATTTTTTTCAAGCACAAACATTAAATCATCCACCATACCCAGGACATTATAATTAAAAACATTTTTTCCAATCTCATTGGTGTCATATGTCAGCAAACCCACAACCCTTATACCCCACCCGGGGTGACTATCGAACAGATTTGCTATTTGTACAGCTTGCGTATTTGTTCCAATTATGAGGATATACCTTACGAAACTGCCCCTGTTTTGTAAAAATCTGATGAGGGATAATATAACAATTCTGTTTATTGAAAGCAAAATCCAGAGAAACACAACAAAAGTGGTTATGAACCAAAAATTTACCCCGAACAACGGGTTAATAAACAATAAAACAAAAAAGATTGCCACAGCAACTAAGCAAGGGAAAACGGTCTGGAGAATAAAATCAACGGTCTTATTTCTTTGAAGATACTCCTTCCTATAAATAAATTGGAAAAAGAAAATAAATACGCCCACCAAAAAGGGAATAACATTTAATGTATTGTGCCAATAGAGAAATGGTGATACTGGAATTTTCAAACCTGTCAGGCCAGGGTCGAACGCAATAATGATTCTTAGATAAAAATAAACGCTTAAACCATAAGAAAGAAATGTAGATATGATGTCTAAGAAAAAAATTATTGGTGCGTAGTATCGTTCTCTTTCCCTTATCATTTAATTACCCATAGCATTTGTATAAAATAATCGTATAAATTGTCAAGATTTCTCATCTATCGTTAAATAAAAAAACTATCGAGAGATTTCATCAAAATAATCTTTATACTGGGCCACCACGGATTCCCATGTAAAATGTGTATCTGCCCTGTCTTTTGCCAAATGACCTTTTTGCTCAACTATCTCAGAAGCCCCGGCAAGTTTCTTTAATATTCTTGAAAGATTCCCATCTGTTGAATCAAAAACAAAACCACAATCTTCAATAACAGACGTATTGAAGGGGACATCAATAACAAGTGGCGCTGTTTTAAGCCCCATTGCCCTGAGCAGCGAAGGGTTTGTCCCACCAACCTCATGTCCATGGATATAAAGATATGCCTCGGCATATAATGTATTTAGCTTTGCCTGGTCATCTATACGACCTGCAAACAATACTTTTTCATTGGCAATGCTCTGAAGTGTCTCCATATATTTCTTATCGTAAGGCGCATCCCCAACCACTACAAGCGGCATATCTATCTTTGCTGAAACATACTCTCTTACTATCAGGTCGGTATTGTTCTCCTGCTCTAATCTTGCCACCACAAGTAAATAAAATTTTCTTTTAATTCCAAGCTCCTGCAAAACTGTATCATCAAAACCAGAAGAGTTTTCTGCACCATAAGCAATACAAACCGAGTCCCTGTTGTAATTCTGTATGTAATATTCCCTCATTACGGGGTTATCGGTAACGATTGTCTTGATATATTTTGCAGAGAGCGCCTCTACCCATTTGTAGTATCGTCTTGATAATTTCCCCCATTTACGCCGCTTCCAACCTAATCCATCGGTATGGATTACAACCTTCTGACCTGATAATTTCAGAAATATCCCGATCGGGGCATTTGCGGGGTCAACTATAA from Pseudomonadota bacterium includes:
- a CDS encoding tetratricopeptide repeat protein, with the translated sequence MGFLKRIFTLGKDEIYDEAMRLFNQHNYREAIERFEEILKRKTSTKSLHYNLSRVYISQSHRNIGIILFAMGNYSEALQEFNMALEYNPSYHELNYFIGVCKNNLGEFDGAIENFNAVLDTDPSNLPTRLKLGIALHNYKMWDKAVSLYKNILQTNPKYADIHYNLGLSYLGQGKINEAIAAFEGALKINADYLQARVKIAIAQIYLGNLDKALENLVPLVEKYPKYADIHYFLGVVHVVKNEFEEAIESFKHALEIHPSYKDAKVKLGVLYCHFEKFDEGIKELEDVSRIDPGDEDIIMITNAIKNALATSSYSGEKFREIYNKVFFKDKQITRAMPEFNKCLEISPDISEMISVIMGIAEEDRSLCEMLIPHVRDHVAENADYPDLHNSLGALYLKIKRFDEAEASFRMAVELNPQFLKARLNLFHTLKLLKKYEDAIKEGEYILAHNVTYPDFHCVMAEIYEGMTDHDKALNSVFKSLEMNQNYARANFLAGTIYMKKGEKDRAIEYYNKCLDSKPTEDLSVMAKEELRKLEAT
- a CDS encoding sugar transferase; protein product: MIRERERYYAPIIFFLDIISTFLSYGLSVYFYLRIIIAFDPGLTGLKIPVSPFLYWHNTLNVIPFLVGVFIFFFQFIYRKEYLQRNKTVDFILQTVFPCLVAVAIFFVLLFINPLFGVNFWFITTFVVFLWILLSINRIVILSLIRFLQNRGSFVRYILIIGTNTQAVQIANLFDSHPGWGIRVVGLLTYDTNEIGKNVFNYNVLGMVDDLMFVLEKNVIDFVFLAQASDRVTQLQNVSLRCRTVGIDFIMDISILLQKMSKISVEYAEDSSFIIFKPVRHSNEMLFIKRLIDIVLSGILIILCAPLWIIVSFLIKRDSSGPVFFIQERVGKNGRLFPMYKFRSMVTGADKMQVHLTHLNEMDGPVFKIKDDPRLTRIGKFLRRTSLDELPQLFNVLMGNMSLVGPRPPILKEVLLYHPWQRKRLSVTPGVTCLWQVTGRNEIKFDEWMKLDMQYIDNWSLLLDIKILFMTIKAVISRRGAL
- a CDS encoding DUF1972 domain-containing protein, which encodes MKIAILGARGIPARYGGFDTLVEELSVRLVNQYGIDVTVCCRSNYYQDRQECYSNVKCTYISCWRIKGLESLLHTFLSALHAITKRFDIIFIVDPANAPIGIFLKLSGQKVVIHTDGLGWKRRKWGKLSRRYYKWVEALSAKYIKTIVTDNPVMREYYIQNYNRDSVCIAYGAENSSGFDDTVLQELGIKRKFYLLVVARLEQENNTDLIVREYVSAKIDMPLVVVGDAPYDKKYMETLQSIANEKVLFAGRIDDQAKLNTLYAEAYLYIHGHEVGGTNPSLLRAMGLKTAPLVIDVPFNTSVIEDCGFVFDSTDGNLSRILKKLAGASEIVEQKGHLAKDRADTHFTWESVVAQYKDYFDEISR